One window of Acropora palmata chromosome 1, jaAcrPala1.3, whole genome shotgun sequence genomic DNA carries:
- the LOC141889092 gene encoding LOW QUALITY PROTEIN: uncharacterized protein LOC141889092 (The sequence of the model RefSeq protein was modified relative to this genomic sequence to represent the inferred CDS: substituted 2 bases at 2 genomic stop codons): MSMSDMLAALLFLLVPLRPSKADRRMAKDTFALIQDMVVDVAHVLAGCTALAQNKYTTRHNAALKILFFEILQDLGIVDSVPPWYSPLKPKPVYESNNAQAFWAVPLFAEHQEVRANRVDARIINHVSKRVITLEMSCPWVTNREKKKEEKTTKYGPPHXEELKXNYQGYKVKQYNIIMDVLGGWSQDLEDELNKLVKSESKGVLHNMQKAVILGTLNISRTFKVAT; this comes from the exons ATGTCAATGTCAGATATGTTGgctgctcttctctttctcctggtTCCTCTGAGACCGAGCAAGGCTGATCGTAGAATGGCAAAGGATACCTTCGCCCTTATCCAAGATATGGTTGTAGA TGTTGCCCATGTCCTGGCTGGTTGTACCGcccttgcacagaacaagtacACTACCCGACATAATGCAGCCCTGAAGATCCTTTTCTTCGAGATTTTGCAAGACTTAGGCATTGTAGACTCAGTGCCACCTTGGTACTCGCCACTGAAACCGAAACCTGTGTACGAGTCGAACAATGCTCAAGCATTCTGGGCTGTCCCTCTATTCGCAGAGCACCAAGAAGTTAGAGCCAATAGAGTGGATGCACGAATTATCAACCACGTGTCAAAGCGAGTCATAACGCTGGAGATGAGTTGCCCATGGGTTACAAATCGGGAGAAAAAGAAGGAGGAGAAAACTACAAAATACGGACCGCCTCACTGAGAAGAATTAAAGTAGAACTACCAAGGATACAAAGTGAAacaatataatattataatgGACGTATTAGGGGGATGGTCCCAAGACTTAGAAGATGAGTTGAACAAATTGGTCAAAAGTGAGAGTAAGGGAGTTCTTCATAATATGCAGAAGGCTGTAATCTTGGGAACATTAAACATCTCTCGGACGTTTAAAGTTGCAACATGA
- the LOC141877682 gene encoding uncharacterized protein LOC141877682: MVLRKKMASLVTRDSISTVRTLQTGLEDLQSVPSHELGGEVLHKQDKDLDGSFVPSEGTDIEKNDEHSHALPALEDVDEFESQAASVPNTSALETLVRTACESLAVSTLFSGNPSAQVNALNASGDQQTCKEGSPSGVDGNSESIDASSSCSHNVLDQVSAEDDAVFNAIFGNGRDSAVADGSTEEACNLSLQETPLDLTNENLSDIGDAGDAEGASEDLERRRASERERKRKPVRFQSPDEDQKSKKKRKRRLNPLLRVPRRDPNAPFKCDLCGSPYVINPTRRGNRPKLSTHHPSPRHKVDPETGKTLTLCNACGLSFDRPKKARKERLDPDPEEKRKYQEEASQFAMSLVEGLGDPDASRLSCPHFKFRACGCLQSYIVGDGTNAQESRERASDMLQLLKKAKELSSKKCYDTEEVRTQSKTSKRSKNIGLGNGQRKSGEFEEFVLEKRKYLRNEVKLCERATQRVLLYSNNFLHKRLKTDPSKPLRIERQKGKAALGKLKLIEDLPKERCCVDNCVMIGLTHSNLLKQWRDRAVSGQTEARRVLAEMLTPSGGARSNCYKFISWVTGCSHSTIGRVNEQMKATGGDREPPSHGLIKWWQQNPKPKKPKTKPISQNQVNTETVHQVALQQIQQTLPQVNILQAAVSSAGLSAVMMQPTASSGMAALSTVNSSQMAQTQLIPTVTLSNGTIQVQPAPIQIQTTQAIQVPQVQVQVHQQLQQQQLQYQQQIQQLQYQQIQLQQQQQQLQQQLQQTQQLQHQATQQLQAHAIVHQVQPVQQIQTSTTQPQQPTQAQQTSSQQQQQRQQNTQPETATPQQTTQQPECQDTEGNVTITMATSNTLPTVTLQGNLTATQATPLNTESLFATDAFHILSAVQPQVVTLPVSPQSTVAQAVPVTLIQTSNGQQGL; encoded by the exons ATGGTTTTGAGAAAAAAGATGGCTTCCCTTGTGACGAGAGACTCGATCAGCACAGTAAGGACCTTACAAACCGGTTTAGAGGACCTTCAGTCAGTACCAAGCCATGAACTTGGCGGGGAAGTGTTACACAAACAAGACAAGGACCTTGATGGTTCATTCGTTCCATCGGAGGGAACTGACATTGAGAAAAACGACGAGCATTCTCACG CCTTACCTGCTTTGGAAGATGTTGATGAATTTGAATCTCAGGCAGCAAGTGTACCCAACACAAGTGCTTTAGAGACATTAGTGCGTACAGCCTGTGAAAGCCTTGCAGTATCTACACTTTTTTCGGGAAACCCTTCTGCTCAAGTTAATGCTCTGAATGCTTCAGGCGACCAACAAACATGTAAAGAAGGATCACCATCAGGTGTGGATGGAAACTCAGAATCAATTGATGCCAGCTCAAGCTGTAGTCATAATGTCTTAGACCAAGTATCTGCTGAAGATGACGCTGTGTTTAATGCCATCTTTGGCAATGGCAGGGACAGTGCTGTAGCTGATGGCAGCACAGAGGAAGCATGTAACTTGTCACTTCAAGAAACACCACTGGATCTGACTAATGAAAATTTGTCTGATATTGGAGATGCTGGAGATGCAGAG gGTGCATCTGAAGACTTGGAGAGAAGACGAGCAAGTGAGAGGGAAAGAAAGAGGAAACCAGTTCGCTTTCAGTCTCCAGATGAAGACcagaaaagtaaaaagaagagaaagagaCGTCTTAACCCTCTCCTTAGAGTACCGCGACGAGACCCTAATGCTCCATTCAAGTGTGACTTGTGTGGCTCTCCCTATGTCATAAACCCAACTCGGCGCGGCAACCGTCCAAAATTGTCTACTCATCATCCAAGTCCCAGGCACAAGGTTGATCCAGAAACAGGGAAGACCCTTACCCTATGCAATGCTTGTG GATTGTCATTTGATCGACCTAAAAAAGCCAGGAAGGAACGCTTAGACCCTGACcctgaagaaaaaaggaaataccAAGAAGAGGCAAGTCAGTTTGCCATGTCATTAGTTGAGGGGCTTGGAGATCCCGATG CCTCAAGACTCTCTTGCCCTCATTTTAAATTTCGTGCTTGTGGCTGTTTGCAGAGTTACATAGTTGGTGATG GGACCAATGCGCAAGAATCACGTGAGAGGGCCAGTGATATGCTGCAGCTTCtaaagaaagcaaaggaaCTAAGCTCTAAGAAGTGTTACGATACAGAGGAAGTAAGGACCCAATCGAAAACCTCAAAAAG GTCCAAGAACATAGGGCTTGGTAATGGACAGAGAAAATCTGGAGAATTTGAAGAATTTGTACTCGAGAAGAGGAAGTACTTGCGGAATGAAGTAAAGCTTTGTGAAAGAGCAACTCAGCGTGTCTTACTGTATTCCAACAACTTCTTACATAAGAGGCTAAAGACAGATCCCTCG AAGCCGCTCCGTATTGAAAGGCAGAAGGGAAAGGCTGCTTTAGGCAAACTAAAGCTGATTGAAGATCTCCCAAAGGAACGTTGTTGTGTGGATAACTGTGTCATG ATCGGACTAACTCATTCAAATCTGCTGAAACAATGGCGCGACAGAGCAGTCTCTGGTCAGACTGAAGCCAGGAGAGTTCTGGCCGAGATGTTGACTCCTTCAGGTGGCGCTCGCTCCAATTGTTATAAGTTCATTTCTTGGGTGACAGGATGCAGTCATAGCACCATCGGTAGAGTCAACGAGCAGATGAAAGCAACAG GTGGAGACCGGGAGCCTCCGTCGCATGGCCTCATCAAATGGTGGCAGCAAAATCCAAAACCCAAGAAACCGAAAACCAAGCCGATTTCTCAAAATCAAGTCAATACAGAAACTGTTCATCAAGTGGCTTTACAGCAAATCCAGCAGACTCTGCCGCAGGTGAATATTCTCCAAGCTGCCGTCAGCTCGGCGGGTTTGTCAGCTGTAATGATGCAGCCAACTGCATCATCTGGTATGGCCGCTCTCTCCACTGTTAACAGCTCACAGATGGCGCAGACGCAACTTATTCCTACTGTTACTTTATCCAATGGCACGATTCAGGTGCAACCTGCACCTATTCAG ATTCAAACAACTCAAGCAATTCAAGTTCCTCAAGTTCAAGTCCAGGTCCATCAACAACTTCAGCAACAGCAGTTGCAGTACCAGCAACAGATCCAACAGCTGCAATATCAACAAATACAACTGcagcagcagcaacaacagTTGCAGCAGCAATTGCAGCAAACGCAGCAGCTGCAACATCAGGCCACCCAACAACTCCAGGCACACGCG aTTGTCCATCAGGTCCAACCAGTACAACAAATTCAAACGTCAACGACTCAACCACAGCAACCAACGCAGGCTCAGCAGACGTCGtcacaacagcaacagcaacgacAACAAAATACGCAACCAGAAACTGCAACGCCACAACAAACCACACAGCAACCTGAATGCCAAGATACAGAAGGTAACGTCACTATCACCATGGCAACATCAAATACGCTACCAACGGTGACCTTACAAGGGAACCTGACGGCTACACAAGCAACACCTTTGAACACTGAAAGTTTGTTTGCCACTGACGCGTTTCATATTTTAAGTGCTGTTCAACCTCAAGTTGTTACCCTTCCAGTCTCGCCTCAATCTACGGTTGCTCAGGCAGTGCCTGTAACACTGATCCAGACCTCTAACGGACAACAGGGACTGTAG
- the LOC141877692 gene encoding uncharacterized protein LOC141877692 → MAVEEAGTRVNLSMQEWYNSPYPTTTTFRPHSARIAILKQCRKFSDDVLFNQTFDYPLNPTNYLMSGSFIVIQLIVAVEDEGTSEIWACDTSPDVDQMVMTGDGMFRIVAKVMPNAHIFSSKLDFKGKQLPAFAGNLTFWLPVKSERPLFYTTKIQLLHGISDYHHKVLDEHTFWSIRTHDLGTNPRDFQSGRTIFEVEKPIPKIKLQGALASKIGREVRMHFQNLGDNGQYNKFLLDKQNFVERYGGIARFKDLVLTVRLEEAIMNFGQNKMDDCQAICQDVCDYLTRHNSGNWPFLLTKAFYIISAIYRQAGQFDKADEYMEWSCECAERAVLNEETAVNRYNAAALLAEKSAAVGITSAEELLAERLFEEVCGFWTQQKENESMRCVNRTLNRSILFLLKASRTKFPDMRKPVSRASLGKAWETIWKCERDLMSQCPKRLKATFLIAKADYFIRKATMEGSDIVEQQRREDFLSALTVLQSTIQICHDLRMQTEIEGIRDRTRNIEALSAHGLQWLNVAEPADAVVAAEIRNQPVERSTSDIDDLINMLLLQEEEQNRRSAHQCTE, encoded by the exons ATGGCAGTCGAAGAAGCGGGAACTCGAGTTAATCTGAGCATGCAGGAATGGTACAATT ctccTTATCCTACCACGACTACATTCAGACCACATAGCGCTCGCATTGCCATCTTGAAACAATGCCGAAAGTTCTCAGATGACGTTCTGTTTAACCAGACCTTTGATTATCCTCTCAACCCAACAAACTATTTAATGTCAGGATCCTTCATAGTCATTCAATTAATAGTGGCAGTAGAGGATGAAGGCACTAGCGAAATTTGGGCTTGTGACACTTCACCAGACGTAGATCAGATGGTCATGACG GGAGATGGAATGTTCAGGATCGTAGCGAAAGTGATGCCCAATGCACATATATTTTCATCCAAGCTGGATTTCAAAGGGAAACAGCTTCCGGCATTTGCTGGCAACTTGACCTTTTGGCTGCCTGTGAAAAGCGAAAGACCCTTATTCTACACTACTAAAATCCAGCTGCTACATGGGATCAGTGATTACCATCATAAAG TCCTAGATGAACATACTTTTTGGAGCATCAGGACTCATGATCTTGGAACAAATCCTCGCGACTTTCAGAGCGGAAGGACGATATTCGAAGTAGAAAAACCAATTCCAAAGATAAAACTCCAAG GAGCACTGGCTTCGAAAATAGGACGAGAAGTCAGGATGCATTTCCAAAATCTTGGAGACAACG gtCAGTACAACAAATTTCTTCTAGACAAACAGAACTTTGTGGAGCGCTATGGTGGGATAGCCAGGTTTAAGGACCTTGTGTTGACTGTACGACTGGAG gAAGCCATCATGAACTTCGGGCAAAACAAGATGGACGACTGCCAAGCCATTTGTCAAGACGTTTGTGATTATTTAACTCGTCACAACTCTGGTAATTGGCCTTTTCTGCTGACCAAAGCATTTTACATCATCTCAGCTATATACAGACAAGCCGGACAATTTGACAAGGCAGATGAGTACATGGAATGGTCTTGTGAG TGCGCGGAGCGTGCTGTCCTGAATGAAGAAACAGCAGTTAACCGTTACAATGCCGCAGCCCTCTTGGCAGAAAAGTCAGCAGCCGTTGGCATAACATCCGCCGAAGAGCTCCTGGCAGAGCGACTCTTTGAAGAAGTATGTGGATTTTGGACACAGCAGAAAGAGAATGAAAGCATGAGATGCGTTAATCGAACCCTCAATAGATCAATACTGTTTCTGTTGAAGGCATCCCGCACTAAATTTCCTGACATGAG GAAACCCGTCTCTCGTGCAAGTTTAGGGAAGGCCTGGGAGACTATCTGGAAATGTGAAAGGGATTTAATGTCGCAATGCCCAAAAAGATTGAAGGCTACATTCCTGATCGCAAAGGCAGATTACTTTATTCGCAAAGCTACGATGGAAGGTTCAGACATTGTGGAAcagcagagaagagaagacTTTCTCTCAG cTCTGACTGTCCTTCAAAGTACGATACAGATATGTCACGATCTGAGGATGCAAACAGAGATTGAAGGAATACGAGATCGCACGCGCAATATTGAAGCCCTGTCTGCGCATGGTTTGCAGTGGTTGAATGTTGCAGAACCTGCTGACGCCGTCGTGGCGGCAGAAATTCGGAATCAACCTGTTGAAAGAAGCACGAGTGATATTGACGACTTGATTAATATGCTGTTGCTCCAGGAAGAAGAGCAAAACAGGCGATCTGCCCATCAGTGCACCGAATAG